From Shewanella acanthi:
CCTATTCAAGCAGACGATTTTGACGCTCTGTATCAGATAGCCGAAGAGTCAGGCCACGGTTTTACCTCGTTACCCGTGAATGCAGAACTGCTGCATCATAAGATTGCCCGAGCCGAGGCATCCTTTCGCAAACAGGTCGAAAAACCCTTCGATGAAGGCTACCTCATGGTGCTTGAGGATACTGACACCTGCAAAGTAGTGGGCACCTGTGCCATTGAGGCTGCAGTGGGTATGGTGGATGCCTTTTACCATTATCGTCTCGGGACTGAAGTCTATCATTCGGCGCAAATTGATGTGCGTAACGAAGTCGAAACCCTTACCCTTTGCCATGATTACACGGGCGCCGCCGAACTTTGCACCCTGTTTTTACGTGAAGGTTATCGCAAGGGCTATAACGGCCGAATGCTCTCCCGTAGCCGTTTCCTCTTTTTAGCGCAGCATCCCGAACGCTTTGGTGAAACCGTGATTGCCGAAATGCGCGGTGTGAGTGACGCCAACGGCAATTCCCCCTTTTATGACTGGCTGCAAAAACACTTTTTAGGCATTGATTTTGTTCAAGCAGATTATCTTTCGGGTCTTGGAAAAAAAGCCTTTATGGCCGAAATGATGCCCCGCAACCCTGTGTATGTATGCCTGTTACCCGAGGCTGCGCAAAAGGTCATCGGCGAAGTGCATACCAATACTCGTCCAGCCATTAGTCTGCTGCAGGCCGAGGGATTTCGATGCCGAGGTTATGTGGATATTTTTGACGGTGGCCCAACGGTTGAGTGCCGATTAGAGGATATTCGCGCCGTTCGTCATAGTCGTTTAGTTAAGGTCGAAATAGGCGAGATGCCCGCGTCAAAGGATCAATACATTATTTCTAACACTGGCCTTGCCAATTACCGTGCAACCTCAGCCTATTTGGCTGTGGAAGAGCATGCCGAGCAGGTTATTTTGAGCCCCGCCCTTGCCGAGGCGCTGTTAGTCGCCCAAGGCGATCATATTCGTATTTTGCCCATGTAGGAAACGCAGATGACACATTTTATCCAAGGTCAGTGGCAAGTTGGACTCGGTCACGACGTAAACTCCTGTAACCCCGCCGATGGTGAGATTATTTGGCGCGGAAAAACCGCGACTAGCGAGCAGGTGCATGCGGCGGTTGACGCTGCGCGTGAAGCGCAATTCGACTGGTTTATGTTGGGGTTTGAAGCACGCTTACACATCGTTGAAGCTTACGGCCGTGAACTCGAAGCAAATAAGGCCGAACTTAGTGAGACCATCGCGCAAGAAACGGGCAAACCTCGCTGGGAAACGGCTACCGAAGTCGCGACTATGATAGGGAAAATTGGCCTATCTGCCAGTGCCTATCAGCAGCGCACTGGCACGAAAAGCAACGACACCCCTGCAGGGCGTGCGGTGCTGCGCCATAAACCCCATGGCGTTGTTGCCGTGTTTGGTCCCTATAACTTCCCTGGGCATTTACCCAATGGTCATATAGTGCCAGCGCTGCTAGCGGGTAATACCGTGGTATTTAAGCCATCGGAACTCACCCCAAAAGTGGCCGAGATGATGGTCAAATTATGGGAAAAGGCGGGATTACCTGCTGGCGTCATTAACCTCGTCCAAGGTGAGGTCGAGACAGGCAAGGCACTAGCATCCCATCCACAGATTGATGGTCTGTTCTTTACTGGCAGTTCCCGCACTGGTCATTTATTGCATCAGCAATACGCGGGTCATCCGGGAAAAATTCTCGCCCTAGAGATGGGCGGCAACAATCCATTAATTATCAAAGGTGTCGAAGACATCAAAGCCGCGGTGCACGATATTTTGCAATCGGCCTATATCTCTTCAGGTCAGCGCTGCACCTGTGCCCGTCGCCTCTATGTGGAGCAAGGTAAGCAGGGCGATGCTTTAATCGAACAGCTAATCACCGCCGTTAAACAAATCCAAGTGGGTCCTTGGAATGCCGATCCGCAACCGTTTATGGGGTCGATGATTTCAGAAGCGGCGGCCAAAGGTATGCTGGCGGCGCAAGCGAATCTTAAAAACCTTGGCGGCGTGTCTTTAGTTGAACTTAAGCACCTTAAAGAAGGCACAGGTTTAGTCTCACCTGGGCTTATCGATGTTACTAAGGTTGCAGAACTTCCGGATGAGGAATACTTCGGCCCGCTGCTGCAACTGGTGCGTTATAGCGATTTTGATCAGGCGATTAAGCTTGCAAACCAGACCCGTTATGGCCTGTCGGCGGGGATCCTCGCCGATAGTCGAGAGGATTATGAGTACTTTTTAGCGCGTATTCGCGCAGGGATAGTGAACTGGAATAAACAGATCACGGGCGCTTCGGGTGCAGCACCATTTGGTGGTGTCGGTGCATCGGGTAACCATAGGGCGAGCGCCTTTTATGCCGCCGATTACTGTGCTTATCCCGTCGCGTCAGTGGAAGCCGATGTGGTGTCTCTGCCTGCGAGCTTGAGCCCAGGTCTTTCGCTGTAAGTTGATTTTTTATCGATATTTCGTATCTGTGCTGCGGCTTGTGAGCCACGGCATCTTTTAGGAGTGTTTATGCACACTGATATCAATGCGTTATTCTCGGCGCTCTGGCAAGACTATATCCAGATGACGCCATCGGCTGCCAAGGTGCATCAGTTGCTTGGGCAGGGTAAGCCGATTATTAACGATCATATTGCCCTGCGAACCTTTAATATCGCAAAGGTCAATCTTGAAGTGCTTGCCAAGCATTTCACCTCATTAGGTTATAAAGCTTGCGGCGATTATAAATTCGAGCAAAAGAAGTTGATTGCCAAGCATTTTGAACATCCAGATCCAACCTTGCCAAAAGTGTTTATCTCTGAACTTTTGGTCGAGGAGTTCAGCCCTTCACTGCAAGCGACCATTCAAGGGCTTATTGCACAGGTCGATGTGGCTTCAACGGTTGCCGATAACTTTATTTATTCGGGTCGGCACTGGGAGCTGGACTCAAGCACCTATGAAATTCTGCTCGAAGAGAGTGAATATGCGGCTTGGGTGGCAGCTTTTGGTTATCGGGCAAACCACTTTACTGTGTTTATTAACTACCTCGAGGGTTTTGATACTTTAGAAGCGGTCAACGATACCCTCAAACAGGCGGGCTTTGTGCTTAACACCGCAGGTGGCGAGATTAAAGGATCGCCCGAAGTGTTATTGGAGCAGTCATCGACTATGGCTGATAAGATTGATGTCACCTTTAGGGATAAGACGCTAGCTATTCCGAGCTGTTTCTACGAGTTTGCTCTGCGATATCCAAAGGCGGATGGCGAGTTATATACCGGCTTTGTGGCGGCATCTGCCGATAAGATTTTTGAAAGCACTAACGCTAAAGGCTGATGCTAGGATCTGATATTAAAGCTTTTTCGCTAATAGAGAGTGCTTAAAAGAATATCAAAAGCCATTCCGAGTAGACCCATGCGTCGCAGGGATGGCTTATTTAGTTAAGTCTTTAATTGGCTAAGTATTCAATCAGTTAAAGATTAGGCTTACCTTGAGGCCGCTTAATTGGTCACTGTGAGTAAATCTAAGCTCAATGCCATATTGCTCAGCGATTTCTTTAACAATCGATAGACCGAGACCATGACCCATCACTGACTCATCGAGCCTTGTACCTCGCTCAGTTAACTTATCTAATTCATCGTCGGCAACACCTGGGCCGTCATCGTCTATGCTCAAACGTAGGCCGACGGAGGTCCGCGTTAGCTGTACCTTAACCCTCTGATTTGCCCACTTAAAGGCATTGTCTAGCAAGTTACCCAGCAGCTCCATACCATCTTCTCTGTGGATGGGTAGACGTACAATACTCGGATCAAGTGCGAATTCACACTCGATGGCCTTGTGGCGGTGAACTTTATTCAAGGTATTGGCAAGGCTATGCAAATCCCTTGGCACGACCAATTGAGCGGCGGGAAGCATATCGCCGGTGATGCGCGCAGCTGCCAGTTTGCGTTCAACCATCTTATGAATGGCATCTAATTGCTGCTGCAGGGCAATCGCGGTGTCGGGATCTTTCAGCCCCAAGGCTTCCACCTGTTGTTGCATTATGGCCAGTGGGGTTTTAAGGCCGTGGCTTAAATTGCCAAGGTTGTTGCGG
This genomic window contains:
- the astA gene encoding arginine N-succinyltransferase, whose product is MLIIRPIQADDFDALYQIAEESGHGFTSLPVNAELLHHKIARAEASFRKQVEKPFDEGYLMVLEDTDTCKVVGTCAIEAAVGMVDAFYHYRLGTEVYHSAQIDVRNEVETLTLCHDYTGAAELCTLFLREGYRKGYNGRMLSRSRFLFLAQHPERFGETVIAEMRGVSDANGNSPFYDWLQKHFLGIDFVQADYLSGLGKKAFMAEMMPRNPVYVCLLPEAAQKVIGEVHTNTRPAISLLQAEGFRCRGYVDIFDGGPTVECRLEDIRAVRHSRLVKVEIGEMPASKDQYIISNTGLANYRATSAYLAVEEHAEQVILSPALAEALLVAQGDHIRILPM
- a CDS encoding DUF1338 domain-containing protein; this translates as MHTDINALFSALWQDYIQMTPSAAKVHQLLGQGKPIINDHIALRTFNIAKVNLEVLAKHFTSLGYKACGDYKFEQKKLIAKHFEHPDPTLPKVFISELLVEEFSPSLQATIQGLIAQVDVASTVADNFIYSGRHWELDSSTYEILLEESEYAAWVAAFGYRANHFTVFINYLEGFDTLEAVNDTLKQAGFVLNTAGGEIKGSPEVLLEQSSTMADKIDVTFRDKTLAIPSCFYEFALRYPKADGELYTGFVAASADKIFESTNAKG
- the astD gene encoding succinylglutamate-semialdehyde dehydrogenase, coding for MTHFIQGQWQVGLGHDVNSCNPADGEIIWRGKTATSEQVHAAVDAAREAQFDWFMLGFEARLHIVEAYGRELEANKAELSETIAQETGKPRWETATEVATMIGKIGLSASAYQQRTGTKSNDTPAGRAVLRHKPHGVVAVFGPYNFPGHLPNGHIVPALLAGNTVVFKPSELTPKVAEMMVKLWEKAGLPAGVINLVQGEVETGKALASHPQIDGLFFTGSSRTGHLLHQQYAGHPGKILALEMGGNNPLIIKGVEDIKAAVHDILQSAYISSGQRCTCARRLYVEQGKQGDALIEQLITAVKQIQVGPWNADPQPFMGSMISEAAAKGMLAAQANLKNLGGVSLVELKHLKEGTGLVSPGLIDVTKVAELPDEEYFGPLLQLVRYSDFDQAIKLANQTRYGLSAGILADSREDYEYFLARIRAGIVNWNKQITGASGAAPFGGVGASGNHRASAFYAADYCAYPVASVEADVVSLPASLSPGLSL